The Granulicella sibirica genome has a segment encoding these proteins:
- the pgsA gene encoding CDP-diacylglycerol--glycerol-3-phosphate 3-phosphatidyltransferase — protein MNLPNSITMSRIASVPLLIWVMSPLGLHTLQTLFPPTHPGGLLGGEQEIAASIIFIIASITDGLDGYLARRRKQITTMGMLLDPLADKLMVTAAYIILVAYNPRIVPPWIAVVVIGREFLVSGLRSIASAEGFTIEASEIGKLKTVIQIVSVVAAILAHRWDYWNWGGFIVAVHFIAVTAIYWMTIVSIISAIDYFVGFWNKIDHASDKRRTRRSAVLSRRKPPAAAKANSPIA, from the coding sequence ATGAATCTGCCCAACTCCATCACGATGAGCCGCATCGCCAGCGTGCCGCTGCTGATCTGGGTGATGTCTCCACTTGGTCTCCATACGCTCCAGACTCTGTTTCCGCCGACGCATCCCGGGGGACTGCTCGGGGGCGAACAGGAGATCGCGGCTTCCATCATCTTTATCATCGCGAGCATCACTGACGGGCTCGACGGGTATTTGGCGCGGAGGCGGAAGCAGATCACCACCATGGGGATGCTGCTCGATCCGCTGGCCGACAAGCTGATGGTGACGGCGGCGTACATCATTCTCGTCGCGTATAACCCGAGGATCGTTCCCCCCTGGATTGCTGTCGTGGTGATTGGGAGGGAGTTCCTGGTCTCCGGGCTGCGTTCGATCGCTTCCGCCGAAGGCTTCACGATCGAGGCGAGCGAGATCGGGAAACTCAAGACCGTCATTCAGATCGTCTCGGTGGTTGCCGCCATCCTCGCTCATCGTTGGGACTACTGGAACTGGGGCGGGTTTATCGTCGCCGTTCACTTTATTGCCGTGACCGCGATCTACTGGATGACGATCGTCTCGATCATCTCGGCGATCGACTACTTCGTCGGGTTCTGGAACAAGATAGATCATGCGAGCGACAAGCGGCGGACGCGGAGGTCGGCCGTGCTCAGCCGCCGGAAGCCTCCTGCGGCGGCAAAGGCCAATTCGCCGATCGCGTAG
- a CDS encoding anthranilate synthase component II translates to MVFVLDNYDSFTYNLVQYMGELGAEMVIKRNDEMSPAEVEALQPDRILISPGPCTPEDAGISIDLIKHFAALGENGGPKVPILGVCLGHQAIGAAFGGKVIRAPKLMHGKTSEIEHDGETIFAGIPSAMTCTRYHSLIVSEEGFPEELEISARVVAGTDGAGQTIMALRHRDLPIEGVQFHPESVLTTHGKTIIENFLKMKG, encoded by the coding sequence ATGGTTTTTGTTCTAGATAATTACGATTCGTTTACCTATAACCTCGTGCAATACATGGGCGAGCTTGGGGCGGAGATGGTGATCAAGCGGAACGATGAGATGTCTCCCGCGGAGGTTGAAGCATTGCAGCCGGATCGCATCCTGATTTCACCGGGACCATGCACGCCAGAGGACGCGGGGATTTCGATCGACCTCATTAAGCATTTTGCTGCGCTTGGCGAGAACGGTGGGCCGAAGGTTCCGATTCTTGGCGTTTGCCTTGGTCACCAGGCGATCGGTGCGGCGTTCGGAGGCAAGGTGATTCGGGCTCCGAAGCTGATGCATGGAAAGACGAGCGAGATCGAGCATGATGGGGAGACGATCTTCGCGGGGATTCCTTCGGCAATGACATGCACGCGGTACCATTCGCTGATCGTTTCGGAGGAGGGTTTTCCAGAGGAGCTTGAGATCTCGGCTCGCGTCGTTGCCGGAACGGATGGGGCAGGGCAGACCATTATGGCTCTTCGCCACCGCGATCTTCCGATTGAAGGGGTTCAGTTTCATCCGGAGAGCGTGCTGACCACGCATGGGAAGACGATCATCGAGAACTTCCTGAAGATGAAGGGTTGA
- a CDS encoding lactonase family protein has translation MTTSNDSTDWISRRKLLVSLPAVFAGFRSIAEAQRLQKFHLRKKKPAPAAPSLVYFGTDTYRGVSKGIYSARFDATTGMLTAPVLAVPTVRPAYFALGPIRNGRRLLYSVAEGTDAATSCVNSFLIDPKSGALEPLNRVSAGALGPCYISVDSTDEAVFVADYAGGAIASFRILPDGKLSDPVETLDFEKEIARFGPHGPNSSRQSSPHPHSTLLSPDNRFLVVNDLGDDAIDIFPIDPATAHIGQMEPHRFTNNHPGSGPRHTVFHPNRRWVYSINELDATIDRFLWTMTHKGGDSQALLVDTQNSTKLLAPGFPVEKNTSAELEISPNGFFLYASNRGEDTLVVFSIDQTSGDLKLVQRIPCGGKAPRHFTIAPSGNWLICGNQDSGSVTVFKLDDGTGKLTGPTQTVALDSPMFTLFV, from the coding sequence ATGACGACTTCGAACGATTCGACCGACTGGATATCTCGCCGCAAGCTTCTCGTTTCGCTTCCAGCCGTGTTTGCGGGCTTTCGATCGATCGCGGAGGCGCAGAGGCTGCAGAAATTTCACCTGCGGAAGAAGAAGCCGGCCCCGGCGGCTCCGTCGCTGGTCTATTTCGGGACCGATACTTACCGCGGAGTCAGCAAGGGCATTTACTCGGCTCGATTCGACGCGACGACGGGGATGTTGACGGCTCCTGTGCTGGCGGTTCCGACGGTACGTCCTGCATACTTTGCGCTTGGTCCGATTCGCAACGGCAGGAGGCTCCTGTACTCGGTCGCGGAAGGCACCGACGCGGCGACTTCGTGCGTCAACAGCTTCCTGATCGATCCCAAGTCCGGTGCGCTCGAGCCTTTGAATCGCGTGTCGGCGGGTGCGCTCGGGCCTTGCTATATTTCGGTCGACTCGACGGATGAGGCGGTGTTCGTCGCGGACTATGCGGGCGGAGCGATCGCTTCGTTCCGGATTCTTCCGGATGGAAAGCTGAGCGACCCGGTGGAGACGCTCGACTTCGAGAAGGAGATTGCGCGTTTTGGGCCGCATGGTCCGAATAGTTCGCGGCAGTCTTCGCCGCATCCTCATTCGACGCTGCTTTCTCCGGATAACCGGTTCCTGGTTGTCAATGACCTGGGCGACGATGCAATCGACATTTTTCCAATCGATCCAGCGACGGCGCACATCGGGCAGATGGAGCCCCATCGGTTTACGAACAATCATCCTGGATCGGGACCGCGGCACACGGTGTTTCATCCGAACAGGCGGTGGGTTTACAGCATCAACGAACTCGATGCGACGATCGACCGGTTTCTGTGGACGATGACGCACAAGGGCGGCGACTCGCAGGCTCTTCTCGTCGATACGCAGAACTCGACGAAGCTGCTCGCGCCGGGATTTCCGGTGGAGAAGAACACGTCGGCGGAGCTGGAGATATCGCCGAACGGGTTCTTCCTCTACGCGAGCAACCGCGGCGAGGACACGCTGGTGGTGTTCTCGATCGACCAGACGAGCGGGGACCTGAAGCTGGTGCAGCGGATCCCATGCGGCGGCAAGGCTCCGCGCCACTTCACGATCGCTCCGAGCGGGAACTGGCTGATCTGCGGCAACCAGGATTCTGGCTCGGTGACGGTGTTCAAGCTGGATGACGGGACGGGGAAGCTGACGGGTCCGACCCAGACGGTGGCGCTCGATTCGCCGATGTTCACCTTGTTCGTTTAG
- the efp gene encoding elongation factor P, with translation MSIPATQMRPGMIIKYKDDLHLVFSVEHRTPGNLRAFIQAKLRNVRTGSMFTERFRSPDPIDRVIVDEVKMEFLYNDGDDYYFMDEAYEQTMLKHEVLGDAVEYLTPNLSISVSFHDGKAVGIELPTAVIMTVMETEPGIKSATASSVTKPAKTETGLIVQVPPFINEGEKIRVDTAEGAYMSRA, from the coding sequence ATGTCGATTCCCGCAACGCAGATGCGCCCGGGCATGATTATCAAGTACAAGGATGACCTTCACCTGGTGTTTTCGGTGGAGCATCGCACTCCTGGCAACCTTCGCGCGTTCATCCAGGCAAAGCTGCGCAATGTGCGGACTGGGTCCATGTTCACGGAGCGCTTCCGTTCACCGGATCCGATCGATCGGGTCATCGTGGACGAGGTCAAGATGGAGTTCCTCTATAACGATGGGGACGATTACTACTTCATGGATGAGGCTTACGAGCAGACCATGCTGAAGCATGAGGTTCTGGGCGATGCGGTCGAATACCTGACGCCGAATCTCTCGATCAGCGTGAGCTTCCACGATGGAAAAGCTGTCGGTATCGAGCTTCCGACCGCGGTGATCATGACCGTGATGGAGACGGAGCCTGGAATCAAGTCGGCGACTGCTTCTTCGGTCACCAAGCCGGCCAAGACGGAGACTGGTTTGATCGTGCAGGTTCCTCCGTTCATCAACGAGGGCGAGAAGATCCGTGTCGATACGGCTGAAGGCGCTTACATGAGCCGCGCGTAA
- a CDS encoding acylphosphatase: MVRHYMVRGRVQGVGFRWFVQREAAEIGLRGWVRNTDSGEVEVLAAGLADELAELEASLRKGSRGSRVDHIEQHDLVDAEGAKLGPFEIEGAW; encoded by the coding sequence ATGGTTCGTCATTACATGGTTCGCGGCCGGGTGCAGGGAGTCGGTTTCCGCTGGTTTGTGCAGCGGGAGGCGGCTGAGATCGGCCTTCGCGGATGGGTCCGGAACACGGACTCGGGCGAGGTCGAGGTGCTGGCCGCGGGCCTGGCGGACGAACTGGCGGAGCTTGAGGCTTCGCTGCGGAAGGGTTCGCGCGGGAGCCGCGTGGACCATATCGAGCAACATGACCTTGTCGACGCGGAAGGCGCGAAGCTTGGTCCATTCGAGATTGAAGGAGCCTGGTAG
- a CDS encoding PQQ-binding-like beta-propeller repeat protein, translating to MRLSFLASALFLLPCVSLSQAPDVTLGRHDFLYAGESKERRIFLVRGGQVVWSYDDPSGRGEISDATMLSNGNILFAHQFAVEEITQEKKTVWRYDVPAGHEVHTVVPIGLDRVLYIQNGNPALLRVVNIRSGVMEKESVLKTKNPDSVHGQFRHARLTANGTLLVAHMDLDRVVEYDVDGNELWSFPGTHIWGVTPLENGNVLVTDSLGVREITRRGDAAWSWKPGDTPGIHVDSLQQAWRLPNGNTVVNNWVNEWSQKVQPGSLQAIELTPEKQVVWVLRSSADAPYLGPSTTLQFLDSPSRAENVHFGAIR from the coding sequence ATGCGTCTCTCGTTCCTCGCCTCTGCGCTGTTTCTATTGCCCTGCGTTTCTCTTAGCCAGGCTCCCGACGTGACGCTTGGGCGGCACGACTTTTTGTATGCCGGCGAATCGAAGGAGCGCAGGATCTTCCTCGTGCGTGGAGGCCAGGTTGTTTGGTCCTACGACGATCCTTCCGGACGTGGAGAGATCAGCGATGCGACGATGCTCTCGAATGGGAATATCCTCTTCGCGCACCAGTTCGCGGTGGAAGAGATAACCCAGGAGAAGAAGACGGTCTGGCGGTACGACGTTCCAGCCGGGCATGAGGTGCACACAGTTGTGCCGATCGGCCTGGACCGCGTGCTCTATATCCAGAATGGAAACCCGGCTTTGCTGCGAGTGGTGAATATTCGCAGCGGCGTGATGGAGAAGGAATCGGTTCTGAAGACGAAGAACCCGGATAGCGTGCATGGGCAGTTTCGGCATGCGCGTCTGACGGCGAACGGCACCCTGCTCGTGGCGCACATGGATCTCGACCGCGTGGTGGAGTACGACGTCGACGGAAATGAGCTTTGGAGCTTTCCCGGGACACACATCTGGGGAGTGACCCCGCTGGAGAATGGGAACGTGCTGGTCACGGACAGCCTTGGTGTTCGGGAGATTACGCGGCGAGGCGATGCGGCGTGGAGTTGGAAGCCGGGCGATACACCCGGAATTCACGTCGACAGTCTGCAACAGGCATGGCGCCTGCCGAATGGAAATACGGTCGTCAACAATTGGGTGAATGAGTGGAGCCAGAAGGTCCAGCCGGGCAGCCTGCAGGCTATCGAGTTGACTCCGGAGAAGCAGGTAGTTTGGGTGCTTCGTTCTTCCGCGGACGCCCCATATCTAGGACCAAGTACGACGCTGCAGTTCCTGGACAGTCCATCGCGTGCCGAGAACGTGCACTTCGGAGCGATTCGGTAG
- a CDS encoding Glu/Leu/Phe/Val family dehydrogenase, with the protein MSTAILDTPVPTHTISLEEETNPWQAQAARFDLAARKLSLDPGVWKVLRYPSRELIVHIPVAMDDGSIEVFTGYRVQHSIARGPAKGGIRYSPDVSLDEVRALASWMTWKCAVVNIPFGGAKGGVICDPKTMSQGELERMTRRYTAELMEFIGPEKDVPAPDMGTNEQTMAWIMDTYSMHMRQTVTSVVTGKPVNIGGSRGRREATGRGIAVVCDQALKHFDLPVKGCRVIVQGFGNVGSNAAKILFDKGYTILGIAEYDGAVANQNGLDINALLLHRQKAGTINGFAGGDAVDKAELLTWNCEILIPAATENVITSQNAGSLNCRILCEGANGPTTIVADDILEAKGVFVIPDILANAGGVTTSYFEWVQDRMGYFWTEAEVNQRLERIMMDSFEDVLSYAKSHAVNNRIAAYMLAIDRVAYTTKQRGIYA; encoded by the coding sequence ATGTCGACCGCAATTCTTGATACACCTGTTCCAACCCACACGATCTCCCTTGAAGAGGAGACAAATCCCTGGCAGGCGCAGGCCGCTCGTTTCGACCTCGCCGCCCGTAAGCTCAGCCTTGATCCCGGCGTCTGGAAGGTGCTCCGTTACCCTTCGCGTGAACTCATCGTCCACATTCCGGTTGCAATGGATGATGGCTCGATCGAGGTGTTTACCGGGTATCGTGTGCAGCACTCGATCGCGCGTGGTCCGGCGAAGGGTGGGATTCGCTACTCGCCGGATGTGTCGCTGGACGAGGTTCGTGCGCTGGCTTCGTGGATGACGTGGAAATGCGCGGTCGTCAATATTCCGTTCGGCGGGGCGAAGGGCGGCGTGATCTGCGACCCGAAGACGATGTCGCAGGGCGAGTTGGAGAGGATGACGCGGCGCTATACGGCTGAGTTGATGGAGTTCATCGGACCGGAGAAAGACGTTCCTGCTCCTGATATGGGGACGAACGAGCAGACCATGGCGTGGATTATGGACACCTATTCCATGCACATGCGGCAGACGGTGACCTCGGTTGTGACCGGAAAGCCGGTGAATATCGGCGGTTCGCGTGGACGGCGCGAGGCTACGGGACGTGGAATCGCAGTGGTCTGCGATCAGGCTCTGAAGCACTTCGACCTTCCCGTGAAGGGTTGCAGGGTGATCGTTCAGGGTTTCGGCAATGTGGGCTCGAACGCGGCGAAGATCCTGTTCGACAAGGGTTACACGATCCTTGGCATTGCGGAATACGATGGCGCGGTTGCCAACCAGAATGGCTTGGATATCAACGCGCTCCTGTTGCATCGGCAGAAAGCTGGAACGATCAACGGGTTTGCTGGTGGAGATGCAGTCGATAAGGCGGAGCTTCTGACCTGGAATTGCGAGATCCTGATTCCGGCGGCGACCGAGAATGTGATTACGAGCCAGAATGCCGGTTCGCTGAACTGCAGGATTCTCTGCGAAGGGGCGAATGGGCCTACGACGATCGTTGCGGATGACATTCTCGAGGCGAAGGGCGTTTTTGTGATTCCCGACATTCTTGCCAATGCCGGGGGCGTGACGACGAGCTACTTCGAGTGGGTCCAGGACCGGATGGGTTACTTCTGGACCGAGGCAGAGGTGAACCAGAGGCTCGAGCGGATCATGATGGACAGCTTCGAGGATGTGCTCTCCTATGCGAAGTCCCACGCGGTGAACAACCGGATCGCCGCTTACATGCTGGCGATCGACCGGGTCGCCTATACAACCAAACAACGCGGCATCTACGCCTGA
- a CDS encoding nuclease, giving the protein MALAGGVLLVGGNAWAQQPIGSVAMQDATVAGSLEVTGGRAVLVGSSSVTAKDHAAEVSLQRGGTVKVCQTSGLHLSSGASSSAGAPLMLALDRGAIEVKMASVANDAVLTPDLRFAVKAGGPLDLYLRVTRNGDTCVEHRGASAPTLVITDSFGEATYELHAGQHVLFEHGSLREVVDHETSPCGCPAPEPPKTMSLAEASLTPSGDGKVSQTQAAVQHPFPAAQSEGLAPGPEIPQAPAGEVHAQVAASLTYEAPATGTAAAEPAPVAAKPVAASAEPEEKHGFGHAIGHFFRRLFGGGSKD; this is encoded by the coding sequence TTGGCTCTGGCTGGTGGAGTCTTGCTGGTTGGGGGAAACGCCTGGGCGCAGCAGCCGATCGGAAGTGTCGCCATGCAGGACGCGACTGTTGCGGGATCGCTTGAGGTCACGGGTGGGCGAGCGGTGCTGGTGGGAAGCAGCAGCGTGACGGCCAAGGATCATGCAGCGGAAGTGTCGCTCCAGCGTGGTGGGACAGTGAAGGTTTGCCAGACGAGTGGACTGCACCTTTCTTCGGGGGCTTCGAGCTCGGCTGGTGCGCCGCTGATGTTGGCGCTGGATCGTGGAGCGATCGAGGTCAAGATGGCTTCTGTCGCAAACGATGCGGTGCTGACTCCGGATTTGCGGTTCGCGGTGAAGGCAGGAGGTCCGCTCGATCTCTACCTGCGGGTTACGCGAAATGGCGACACGTGCGTGGAGCATCGGGGAGCTTCGGCTCCTACCCTGGTAATCACCGACTCGTTTGGCGAAGCGACGTATGAACTGCACGCCGGACAGCATGTGCTGTTCGAGCATGGAAGTCTGCGGGAGGTCGTGGATCACGAGACCTCGCCATGCGGATGTCCTGCACCAGAACCTCCGAAGACCATGTCGCTTGCGGAGGCTTCGTTGACGCCTTCGGGCGATGGCAAGGTCTCGCAGACGCAGGCCGCGGTGCAGCACCCGTTTCCGGCGGCGCAGAGTGAGGGATTGGCTCCGGGACCGGAGATTCCTCAGGCTCCTGCGGGAGAGGTGCATGCGCAGGTTGCGGCTTCGCTGACGTACGAGGCTCCGGCGACTGGAACTGCGGCGGCTGAGCCTGCTCCGGTGGCGGCTAAGCCTGTTGCAGCTTCCGCTGAGCCGGAGGAGAAGCATGGATTTGGGCATGCGATCGGGCACTTCTTCCGCCGGTTGTTCGGTGGTGGGTCGAAGGACTAG
- the trpE gene encoding anthranilate synthase component I, with amino-acid sequence MCAARSSSQAVSFPSAKEFSRLSKVHSLVPVYRTVVADLETPVSAFLRIAAEEPEAFLLESVEGGERVGRYTFIGVQPYKKMVSRGRSITVQEGRKRRTFEGDIFDELKKALDGHTPARLPGLPPFTAGAVGFFSYDVVRQIEKLPSLAKDELGVPDACLMFFDQVLAFDHVKKEIHLMVTADFQREASEGAYERSVKRLNRLEKRLAQELPKRKRSKELGKLKIVPRTTRAAFLKSVIAAKEYIASGDVFQCVLSQRFDLVPDVDAFEVYRALRIVNPSPYMYFLRFEMDGAEKSEAHIVGSSPELLVRVHGRHVEYRPIAGTRKRSENEAEDQALEADLRADEKEVAEHIMLVDLGRNDVGRVSEFGSVRVKDLMFVERYSHVMHLVSAVEGTLKKELGPVDAFRACFPAGTLSGAPKIRAMEVIEELEPARRGVYGGSILYADFNGNLDSCIAIRTLFMNGKQGHIQAGAGIVADSIPESEFEECGNKAKAVVRAIERARSGGR; translated from the coding sequence ATGTGTGCTGCACGCAGTTCGTCTCAGGCTGTTTCGTTTCCGTCAGCGAAGGAGTTTTCGCGGCTCAGCAAGGTGCATTCGCTCGTTCCGGTCTATCGCACGGTCGTCGCCGACCTCGAAACCCCCGTCTCCGCCTTCCTCCGCATCGCGGCCGAAGAGCCGGAAGCCTTTCTCCTCGAGTCCGTCGAAGGCGGCGAACGCGTCGGACGGTACACCTTCATCGGCGTTCAGCCCTATAAGAAGATGGTCTCGCGCGGCCGCAGCATCACCGTTCAGGAAGGCCGGAAGCGGCGCACTTTCGAGGGAGACATCTTCGACGAGCTCAAGAAGGCTCTCGACGGCCACACTCCAGCGCGCCTGCCGGGTTTGCCGCCGTTTACCGCCGGCGCAGTTGGATTCTTCTCCTACGATGTCGTTCGCCAGATCGAGAAGCTTCCGTCGCTAGCGAAGGACGAATTGGGCGTGCCCGATGCGTGCCTGATGTTCTTCGACCAGGTGCTGGCCTTCGACCACGTGAAGAAGGAGATTCACCTGATGGTTACGGCCGACTTTCAGCGGGAAGCGAGCGAAGGCGCTTACGAGCGCTCGGTCAAGAGGCTGAACCGGCTGGAGAAGCGCCTGGCGCAGGAGCTACCGAAGCGCAAGCGGTCAAAGGAGTTAGGCAAGCTGAAGATCGTTCCCCGAACGACCAGGGCTGCGTTCCTCAAGTCAGTGATTGCAGCGAAGGAGTACATCGCTTCGGGAGATGTCTTCCAATGCGTTCTCTCGCAACGGTTCGATCTCGTGCCGGATGTGGACGCGTTCGAGGTCTATCGGGCGTTGCGGATTGTGAATCCATCTCCTTATATGTACTTCCTGCGCTTTGAGATGGATGGAGCGGAGAAGTCCGAGGCTCACATCGTGGGCAGCTCTCCGGAGCTTCTCGTGCGCGTGCACGGACGTCATGTGGAGTACAGGCCGATAGCCGGGACGCGCAAGCGGTCGGAGAATGAGGCCGAAGACCAGGCTCTCGAGGCGGATCTCCGGGCCGACGAGAAGGAGGTTGCCGAGCACATCATGCTTGTCGATCTCGGACGAAACGATGTTGGACGTGTGAGTGAGTTCGGTTCGGTGCGGGTGAAAGACCTGATGTTTGTGGAGCGATACAGTCACGTGATGCACCTCGTCAGCGCGGTCGAGGGGACGCTGAAGAAGGAGCTTGGGCCAGTCGATGCGTTTCGGGCGTGCTTCCCTGCGGGAACATTGAGTGGTGCTCCGAAGATCCGGGCGATGGAGGTCATTGAGGAACTCGAACCGGCTCGTCGAGGTGTTTACGGCGGAAGCATTCTGTATGCGGACTTCAACGGGAATCTGGACTCGTGTATTGCGATTCGTACCTTGTTCATGAACGGCAAACAGGGACACATTCAGGCTGGTGCTGGAATTGTGGCTGACTCGATTCCGGAGAGCGAGTTCGAGGAGTGCGGGAATAAGGCAAAGGCTGTGGTGAGGGCGATCGAGCGGGCAAGGTCCGGCGGGCGTTAG
- a CDS encoding leucine-rich repeat domain-containing protein yields MDDASVDVDLNLWKKRLGTVPDWVWERVELRTLVLADNDLTEVSGRIGGLRELRMLDLGHNLLAEVPGEIGEVSGLRDFLYLHDNRFTGLPQSLANLKALRYLNVSENLMERFPEAVCGMSGLVELRIADNRIAEIPGSIGGLGRLRELHLRNNALEALPEEIGDLAELRVIDLRGNPLISLPRTMLEMPRLEKVDLRWVRTMEWPGWLEELEGRGCLVYR; encoded by the coding sequence ATGGACGATGCCTCGGTGGATGTGGATTTGAACCTATGGAAGAAGCGGCTTGGGACGGTTCCGGATTGGGTCTGGGAGCGGGTGGAGCTGCGGACGCTGGTGCTGGCGGATAACGATCTGACGGAGGTGTCGGGGAGGATCGGGGGACTTCGGGAGCTAAGGATGCTCGACCTTGGGCATAACCTGCTGGCGGAGGTGCCGGGGGAGATTGGGGAGGTTTCGGGGCTGCGGGACTTTCTTTATCTGCATGACAACCGGTTTACTGGACTTCCGCAGAGTCTGGCAAACCTCAAGGCGCTGCGGTATTTGAATGTCAGTGAGAATTTGATGGAGAGGTTTCCGGAGGCGGTCTGCGGGATGAGTGGGCTGGTGGAGCTACGGATTGCGGACAACCGGATCGCAGAGATTCCGGGGTCGATTGGTGGATTGGGGCGGCTGCGGGAGCTACATCTGCGGAATAACGCGCTGGAGGCACTTCCGGAGGAGATTGGGGACTTAGCGGAGCTGAGGGTAATTGATCTGCGGGGGAATCCGCTTATTTCTTTGCCGAGGACGATGCTGGAGATGCCTCGGCTGGAGAAGGTGGACTTGCGGTGGGTACGGACGATGGAGTGGCCTGGATGGCTGGAGGAATTGGAGGGGCGTGGGTGCCTGGTGTATCGGTGA
- a CDS encoding adenine phosphoribosyltransferase, producing the protein MTMPINCEPLKELIRTVPDFPKPGILFYDITTLLKDKNGFAQLIDAFAQYYIGKEVDLVLGIEARGFIFGPALAYRLNAGFVPVRKPKKLPAPVARVNYDLEYGTDALEIHLDAIKPGQRVIVVDDLLATGGTMQATVQLVRQLGGEIAGLGFAIELDFLKGRSKLQEYDVFSLLHYDE; encoded by the coding sequence ATGACGATGCCGATTAACTGTGAGCCGCTGAAGGAACTGATTCGGACGGTGCCTGACTTCCCGAAGCCGGGAATCCTGTTCTATGACATCACGACGCTTCTGAAGGACAAGAACGGATTCGCGCAGTTGATCGATGCGTTCGCGCAGTATTACATCGGCAAAGAGGTCGACCTGGTGCTTGGGATCGAGGCTCGCGGGTTCATTTTTGGGCCGGCTTTGGCTTATCGGCTGAATGCCGGGTTTGTTCCGGTGCGGAAGCCGAAGAAGCTGCCGGCGCCGGTTGCTCGGGTGAATTACGACCTCGAGTACGGGACCGACGCGCTGGAGATTCACCTGGATGCGATCAAGCCTGGTCAGCGGGTGATCGTGGTCGACGATCTGCTGGCGACTGGGGGGACGATGCAGGCGACGGTTCAGCTCGTTCGGCAGTTGGGCGGAGAGATCGCGGGGCTTGGATTCGCCATCGAACTCGACTTTCTGAAGGGGCGCTCGAAGCTGCAGGAGTACGATGTGTTTTCTTTACTGCATTATGACGAGTAG
- a CDS encoding tetratricopeptide repeat protein, with product MDDRGKGGLQHIPSGASLALGGNRSSIIARGRRDAANAASNPHYRQAVMDYNAGHFAEAAAGFRMAAEQGHAEAQYLLSTMYDEGKGLPQDGAEAARWERRAAEQGHAYAQANLSFRSYAANDFAEAFAWCQRAAHSNLAWAQYNLGLMYRKGEGVPQSNGEAAHWYRLAAMQDFAEAQQKLADLYYMGLGVARSYAQAASWYRKAAEGGNAEAQFQLGHLYATGQGVENDYTQSRHWIRQAALQGHEQAVRELKRREYRDP from the coding sequence ATGGACGATAGGGGGAAGGGCGGGCTGCAGCATATTCCCTCGGGTGCTTCCCTGGCACTCGGCGGCAATCGCTCGAGCATCATTGCGCGGGGACGTCGCGATGCGGCCAATGCGGCTTCGAACCCGCACTACCGGCAGGCTGTGATGGATTACAACGCAGGTCACTTCGCCGAGGCCGCGGCTGGCTTTCGGATGGCTGCGGAACAGGGGCATGCGGAGGCGCAGTATCTGCTCAGCACGATGTATGACGAGGGTAAGGGGCTGCCGCAGGATGGCGCCGAGGCAGCGAGGTGGGAGCGCAGGGCAGCGGAGCAGGGGCATGCGTATGCGCAAGCTAACCTGAGTTTCCGCTCCTACGCGGCAAACGACTTCGCGGAGGCGTTCGCGTGGTGCCAGCGGGCGGCTCATAGCAACCTTGCATGGGCGCAGTACAACCTCGGCCTGATGTACCGGAAGGGCGAAGGGGTTCCGCAAAGTAATGGCGAGGCGGCGCACTGGTATCGGCTGGCCGCGATGCAGGACTTTGCCGAGGCGCAGCAGAAGCTGGCCGATCTGTACTACATGGGGCTGGGGGTTGCGCGGAGTTATGCGCAGGCGGCGTCGTGGTATCGGAAGGCGGCGGAGGGGGGCAATGCCGAGGCGCAGTTTCAGCTTGGGCATCTTTACGCGACGGGGCAGGGCGTGGAGAACGACTACACGCAATCGCGGCACTGGATTCGGCAGGCGGCGCTGCAGGGGCATGAACAGGCGGTGCGCGAGCTCAAGCGGCGGGAGTATCGGGATCCGTAA